Proteins encoded in a region of the Balneolales bacterium ANBcel1 genome:
- a CDS encoding porin family protein has product MNSFSNYTMTAVIAVFFLFGAADTSRAQYQFEQKPITFGISTGLTVSDLWGDDVGGTDVRAGFTGGLFMNYRLTPYFSIQPEANFVMKHSQVNDGVLGEGEKTRYLFNYLEIPVLLKGHLYSGSALTPNIYAGPALAINLSDDDVDDLRSVDFGFAFGGGFDIYRTVMLDLRYTLGVVDLFDVPADPSAKNGTFAVTLGIGF; this is encoded by the coding sequence ATGAACTCATTTTCCAACTACACCATGACCGCAGTTATTGCGGTGTTCTTTCTTTTCGGAGCTGCCGACACTTCACGCGCACAATATCAATTTGAACAAAAGCCCATAACCTTCGGGATCAGCACGGGACTGACCGTTTCCGATCTCTGGGGGGATGATGTCGGAGGCACTGATGTCCGGGCCGGCTTCACAGGGGGCCTGTTCATGAACTACCGGCTGACGCCCTATTTCTCGATCCAGCCGGAAGCCAACTTCGTGATGAAACACAGCCAGGTCAACGACGGTGTACTGGGTGAGGGCGAAAAAACAAGGTATCTGTTCAATTACCTGGAGATCCCGGTTCTGCTGAAAGGACACCTCTATTCCGGCAGTGCATTGACACCCAACATTTACGCCGGACCCGCCCTGGCGATCAACCTCTCGGATGACGATGTGGATGACCTCAGATCCGTTGACTTCGGGTTTGCCTTCGGCGGCGGCTTTGATATTTACCGCACGGTGATGCTGGACCTGCGCTACACCCTTGGGGTCGTCGACCTCTTTGATGTACCCGCGGATCCATCCGCCAAAAACGGCACGTTCGCGGTAACACTGGGTATCGGCTTCTGA
- a CDS encoding DUF6175 family protein — MMKKRTIAPFLFLVLFSITAQAVAPDLPVSRQARLVERTSPAEVMIEATGIYRSSESRSRRIERDLNDNGVTMATRDAKKAAVWFLLFGSTDPMLSTDDARNRFRPYESHFFDLDHIEQWIAWEQTGLVERVRTVDGTGLQITKRFRINTEMINSELERFRIIEARSDLTEAIGRPFVMVLPQTASNQSPIELLQSDQYIRHAAAVVESFLTSRLYDVVVPEQVSGLDQMISALNLVEGQQEDYAYQIAQQIGSDIYITFSSTEEDAGFGTTRTSMLVRAFETTTGRLLGTETGYSQGRRGERSVSIEEAMNDAIDKVLSRINNYWVDDMSRGIQYKIVLNIPDFFSRDDIEDIQFAFMDAVDAITRSSRENIATSRTLDYLIWCDPGEYANSRNVYRSLMREFNRYGGIGRIRSVTINRKLLVLEVDRG; from the coding sequence ATGATGAAAAAACGGACAATAGCCCCCTTCCTTTTTCTTGTATTGTTCAGTATTACGGCGCAGGCAGTGGCTCCTGACCTGCCGGTTTCGCGTCAGGCAAGGCTGGTGGAACGCACCTCGCCGGCCGAGGTGATGATCGAAGCAACCGGGATCTACCGATCTTCCGAGTCACGTTCCCGAAGGATAGAGAGAGACCTTAATGACAATGGTGTGACCATGGCCACCCGGGATGCAAAAAAGGCAGCCGTCTGGTTCCTGCTTTTTGGCTCCACCGATCCCATGCTTTCCACCGATGATGCCCGGAACCGGTTTCGCCCTTATGAATCCCATTTCTTCGACCTGGACCATATTGAGCAGTGGATCGCGTGGGAACAGACGGGGCTGGTCGAAAGGGTCCGGACTGTCGATGGAACGGGCCTGCAGATCACAAAACGATTCCGCATCAACACCGAAATGATTAACAGCGAGCTTGAGCGTTTCCGTATCATTGAAGCGCGCTCGGACCTGACCGAGGCCATCGGCCGGCCCTTCGTCATGGTCCTGCCTCAGACCGCATCCAACCAGAGCCCGATCGAACTGCTGCAAAGCGATCAGTATATCCGCCATGCCGCTGCTGTTGTGGAAAGCTTTCTCACCTCCCGGCTCTACGATGTGGTCGTCCCCGAACAGGTAAGCGGACTAGACCAGATGATTTCGGCCCTGAACCTTGTGGAAGGTCAACAGGAAGACTACGCCTACCAGATTGCGCAGCAAATCGGCAGCGATATCTACATCACGTTTTCGAGTACGGAGGAAGATGCGGGGTTCGGCACAACCCGTACATCCATGCTGGTTCGCGCATTTGAAACCACAACCGGACGTCTGCTCGGAACCGAGACAGGATACAGCCAGGGACGGCGCGGGGAGCGTTCCGTATCCATCGAGGAAGCTATGAACGACGCCATAGACAAGGTGCTTTCCCGCATTAACAACTACTGGGTAGATGACATGAGCCGGGGGATTCAGTACAAGATAGTGCTCAATATCCCCGACTTTTTCAGCCGTGACGACATAGAGGATATTCAGTTCGCCTTTATGGATGCCGTGGACGCCATCACCCGATCTTCACGGGAGAACATTGCCACCAGCCGAACTCTCGATTATCTGATCTGGTGTGACCCTGGTGAATATGCCAACTCCAGAAATGTTTACCGTTCTCTTATGCGCGAATTCAACCGTTACGGCGGCATCGGGCGCATCCGTTCTGTGACCATCAATCGAAAACTCCTCGTACTGGAAGTGGATCGGGGATAA
- a CDS encoding ethylbenzene dehydrogenase-related protein — protein sequence MLFIIRIKTSVFFTSSRLSGLALILMLALTSAGCEDRPDRSGSEDIPGETGSGAPGEAFSAEYDTPALAPSSPLYVDHDRNVYIPAKEDLVRSLDVAFTYNRDSVRVHFRYATDRPSWYHQYLVYEDGTWNRYGSGGQGPDVHGLYEDRFSMMLDDGSVEGFAEIGGFVTVHPGMRSMTDAASAQEVEAHPHLGETMGRSDVRKYIRESREQEMDGGHHWAQVRPQDELDELREKGAFLDLWQWRAHRSNPLGYADNGYVLDYRHGSEGTSMYTDNTDDTGQPRYMFDVRTVNRHALRKDSLVDRLYTQDDPYFLYKGNAAPFDPDIDWQDGDALPHRFLREPEGSRGALKANGYWSEGYWNISITRTLDAPGPIDSKPIADGNSYNVAFAVHTDGAGARWHYVSVPYRVAFRDPDNPPSTQYPDANPVIQARYTDGPLHEADPEWYEIPVFYPGQVDLSWLENAGHPGHHFVRDGSMHMLQIHDLELLSTFIVRHELEMLGLDPEAFGISTELSY from the coding sequence ATGCTATTCATTATCCGTATAAAAACATCTGTTTTTTTTACTTCTTCCCGGCTGTCGGGTCTTGCGCTCATCCTGATGCTGGCTCTGACATCAGCCGGGTGTGAGGACAGGCCGGACCGATCCGGCAGCGAAGACATCCCCGGTGAAACGGGCAGCGGCGCACCCGGCGAAGCTTTTTCCGCAGAGTATGATACCCCCGCTCTGGCTCCATCCAGCCCACTTTATGTGGATCATGACCGCAATGTGTACATCCCTGCAAAAGAGGATCTTGTCCGCTCACTTGATGTTGCATTTACCTACAACAGGGACTCGGTCCGTGTGCATTTCCGATATGCGACCGACAGGCCCTCGTGGTATCACCAGTATCTGGTCTATGAGGATGGCACCTGGAATCGGTATGGCAGCGGAGGCCAGGGTCCGGATGTCCACGGGCTCTACGAAGATCGCTTTTCCATGATGCTGGACGACGGGTCGGTTGAAGGGTTTGCTGAAATCGGCGGATTTGTTACGGTGCACCCCGGCATGCGGTCCATGACGGATGCCGCATCGGCGCAAGAGGTTGAAGCGCATCCCCACCTGGGCGAAACAATGGGCCGCTCTGACGTTAGAAAGTACATCAGAGAGTCCAGGGAGCAGGAGATGGACGGCGGGCACCACTGGGCACAGGTACGGCCGCAGGATGAGCTGGATGAGTTGCGCGAAAAGGGGGCCTTTCTCGATTTATGGCAGTGGCGGGCACATCGTTCGAACCCGCTCGGGTATGCCGACAACGGGTATGTCCTCGATTACCGGCACGGATCCGAAGGCACCTCCATGTACACCGATAACACCGACGACACGGGGCAGCCCCGGTACATGTTTGATGTGCGAACCGTCAACCGGCATGCGCTTCGCAAAGACAGTCTGGTGGACCGCCTGTACACCCAGGATGATCCCTATTTTTTGTATAAGGGCAACGCTGCTCCATTCGATCCGGATATTGACTGGCAGGACGGGGACGCGCTGCCTCATCGCTTCCTGCGGGAACCGGAGGGGAGTCGTGGTGCCCTGAAGGCAAATGGCTACTGGAGCGAAGGCTACTGGAATATTTCCATCACACGGACCCTGGATGCCCCGGGCCCCATCGACAGCAAACCCATTGCCGACGGGAATTCCTACAACGTCGCGTTTGCCGTACACACCGATGGCGCCGGCGCTCGATGGCATTATGTTTCGGTGCCTTACCGGGTCGCTTTCAGGGATCCGGACAATCCGCCATCGACACAATACCCGGATGCCAATCCGGTAATACAGGCAAGGTACACAGATGGACCGTTGCATGAGGCCGACCCGGAGTGGTACGAGATCCCCGTCTTCTATCCGGGGCAGGTAGACCTCAGTTGGCTGGAAAATGCCGGTCATCCGGGACATCATTTCGTCCGTGACGGGTCAATGCACATGCTGCAGATCCACGATCTGGAGTTGCTGAGCACATTCATCGTACGCCACGAACTTGAAATGCTTGGACTGGATCCGGAGGCGTTCGGCATCAGTACCGAACTCTCGTATTGA
- a CDS encoding efflux RND transporter periplasmic adaptor subunit yields the protein MKIAPVIPSLLISMAFFAILSGCTAEVEEQEFRDPVVVEGVEAQISTRSLFVTYPGTLEPWKQVNVGSNAPGRIDRIYVQEGDRIQAGDPLVQMVDNQLRQARIAYQTTKREYERLLPLREEGAVTRQQIDMAQTEYENAQVNLGLLEENTILRSRMDGVVTEKWFEEGELYSASPTASGSPGIIQVMQLDTLKLMVRANESMLPYITEGQRVYLSADALPGREFESRVWRIFPTVNPDNRSFRVEILIDNREGLLKPGMFARAELETRSQEGLFIPREALMRGTSSNSRDVVFLVDESNRATRQVVTTGVFLDDVVAIEDGLEPGSFVVIKGRQRLESGMEVEKRKYEP from the coding sequence ATGAAAATCGCACCTGTAATACCCAGCTTGTTAATTTCGATGGCCTTTTTCGCAATCCTTTCAGGATGTACTGCCGAAGTGGAGGAACAGGAGTTCCGGGACCCGGTAGTAGTTGAAGGCGTCGAGGCGCAAATATCCACCCGTTCACTGTTTGTCACCTATCCGGGTACGCTGGAACCCTGGAAGCAGGTGAATGTAGGCTCAAATGCTCCGGGCCGCATCGACCGAATTTATGTGCAGGAGGGTGACCGGATTCAGGCCGGTGATCCGCTGGTGCAGATGGTGGACAACCAGCTGCGGCAGGCACGTATCGCCTACCAGACCACCAAAAGAGAGTACGAACGGCTTCTTCCACTGCGTGAAGAGGGCGCGGTGACCCGCCAGCAGATCGATATGGCCCAAACCGAATACGAGAATGCTCAGGTGAACCTGGGCCTGCTGGAGGAAAACACGATACTCCGTTCACGCATGGACGGCGTGGTTACCGAAAAATGGTTCGAGGAAGGCGAGCTCTATTCCGCGTCGCCGACGGCATCCGGCTCCCCCGGCATCATTCAGGTCATGCAGCTGGATACACTCAAGCTGATGGTGCGTGCCAACGAATCCATGCTGCCGTACATCACTGAAGGTCAGCGGGTATATCTGAGTGCAGACGCGCTCCCCGGCCGGGAGTTCGAAAGCCGTGTATGGCGGATCTTTCCTACGGTCAACCCGGATAACCGCTCATTCCGTGTGGAAATACTGATTGACAACCGCGAAGGGCTCCTTAAACCCGGCATGTTTGCCAGAGCCGAACTCGAAACTCGCTCGCAGGAAGGCCTGTTCATCCCGCGCGAAGCTCTGATGCGAGGCACCAGCTCCAACTCACGGGATGTGGTGTTTCTGGTGGATGAAAGCAACCGCGCGACCCGGCAGGTGGTAACCACAGGCGTATTTCTGGACGATGTGGTCGCGATTGAAGACGGACTTGAGCCGGGGAGCTTTGTCGTCATCAAGGGAAGGCAGCGCCTGGAAAGCGGTATGGAGGTGGAGAAGCGGAAGTACGAGCCGTAA
- a CDS encoding tetratricopeptide repeat protein, whose product MTDDHQEPLSGDDPESNPLELFQKASEAVEAEEYEQALEYARQALEDELTGEELANQLKALMGYCHFKAYRFEEALKWYREAGDEVEMTDDEYYAYAYTLYHEQEYHEAYETLDRISEEFQDDPAVLTLRGVVAHNFDDPDWETVLDLLLRAAEKEPEESENFIIAECLRMLERYEESYPYYRKAIEAQPDNARRYYSYGLAKFLGEEPEEAIAALQESLAYDDQQGEVHLNLARMLIANDRKEEALGHVEKAIELGEPEARELLGMMASSLEDTGEEEEEYEWEEEDPAKRIHPLAQYTLYSIRHRFPMKLFVMLGGVALVAVVAIGAVISKYEQVPGPPPVVDETLRAHEATSFISMCQFTEGDRVIETSVPRGAELKPVARYRRHILVELADGQRGLLPYSAIDRYYHVTLPPGTRLYREPQGTADMGEVGENGARAINLSNISDFSTQRQRVRLTDGGNVAYVQNRVMRRDLTAISLPTVNASNQRLYKRERLEQLLQGADINQVTRRLGVPLGRLDDRETGQTVYLFPRVMVVEQGQRWNRTAVIMENDQVTRIVGQGETETRPIDQMTAINHVQKAGLPNLFLQSPPWFTPVGTDWITGRLDQLKDWSRGVGWIVHIIVILIFIGLALVVLYSIFGLPLLLTWPLIYLLGKTTRLPNAFLKLVMWLLLAAGFTAFFFTSMAVLDISYSNFVITLYGIFLFFFFLRMGQQGSEYLHASRCTDCRIWKSANILGSLYLGYDRSVSYDRVYTGKSTSMFSDTVTYHYEDRPRYSYTYYYQDFFNCMLCGKTWDTNETERRQRADMDHGRVPA is encoded by the coding sequence ATGACTGATGATCACCAGGAACCATTGTCCGGGGACGATCCGGAATCGAATCCGCTTGAACTTTTTCAAAAGGCTTCAGAGGCCGTTGAGGCCGAGGAATACGAACAGGCACTGGAATATGCCCGGCAGGCACTTGAGGATGAACTAACCGGCGAGGAGCTTGCAAACCAGCTGAAAGCCCTAATGGGCTACTGCCATTTTAAAGCCTACCGGTTTGAAGAGGCGCTCAAGTGGTATCGGGAGGCGGGCGATGAAGTTGAAATGACGGATGATGAATATTACGCCTATGCCTATACACTCTACCATGAGCAGGAGTATCATGAAGCGTATGAGACACTGGACAGGATCAGCGAGGAGTTTCAGGATGATCCTGCCGTGTTGACACTACGCGGGGTTGTTGCCCACAATTTTGACGACCCTGACTGGGAAACCGTTCTGGATCTTCTTCTCAGGGCGGCTGAAAAGGAGCCGGAGGAAAGTGAGAATTTTATCATTGCCGAGTGCCTGCGCATGCTCGAGCGCTACGAGGAATCGTATCCCTATTACCGGAAAGCTATCGAGGCCCAACCGGATAATGCCAGGAGGTACTATTCTTACGGGTTGGCCAAATTTCTCGGCGAAGAGCCGGAAGAGGCCATTGCTGCCTTGCAGGAGTCACTGGCGTACGACGACCAGCAGGGAGAGGTCCATCTGAATCTTGCCCGTATGCTTATTGCCAACGATCGTAAAGAGGAAGCGCTTGGCCACGTTGAAAAAGCCATCGAACTGGGCGAACCGGAAGCCAGGGAGTTGCTCGGAATGATGGCGTCATCGCTAGAGGATACCGGCGAAGAAGAAGAGGAGTATGAGTGGGAGGAAGAGGATCCTGCGAAACGAATTCATCCGCTGGCCCAGTACACCTTGTACTCCATCCGGCACCGCTTTCCGATGAAGCTTTTTGTCATGCTGGGAGGGGTTGCGCTGGTAGCGGTGGTGGCCATCGGTGCCGTAATATCAAAATACGAACAAGTGCCGGGGCCGCCTCCGGTGGTCGATGAGACTTTACGTGCCCACGAGGCCACCAGTTTCATCTCTATGTGCCAATTTACCGAAGGCGACCGTGTGATCGAAACGTCCGTACCCCGGGGTGCCGAGCTCAAGCCGGTTGCCAGGTACCGACGCCATATTCTGGTGGAGCTGGCTGACGGACAGCGAGGGCTTTTGCCCTACAGCGCTATTGACCGCTATTATCACGTGACCCTGCCCCCCGGCACCAGGCTGTACAGAGAACCGCAGGGAACTGCCGACATGGGTGAAGTGGGTGAAAACGGTGCACGAGCTATTAACCTTTCCAATATCAGTGATTTCAGTACACAGCGACAGAGAGTTCGGCTGACTGATGGCGGCAACGTGGCCTATGTACAAAACAGGGTCATGCGCAGAGACCTGACCGCGATCAGCTTGCCCACTGTGAACGCGTCAAATCAGCGTCTTTACAAGCGGGAAAGGTTGGAGCAGTTGTTGCAGGGCGCCGATATCAACCAGGTAACCCGGCGACTGGGTGTGCCTCTGGGACGGCTGGATGACCGTGAAACCGGGCAGACGGTCTACCTGTTTCCTCGCGTAATGGTTGTCGAGCAGGGGCAGCGATGGAACAGGACGGCCGTGATTATGGAAAACGATCAGGTAACCCGAATTGTGGGTCAGGGTGAAACCGAAACCAGGCCTATTGATCAAATGACGGCCATCAATCATGTCCAGAAAGCAGGCCTGCCCAATCTCTTCCTGCAGTCCCCTCCCTGGTTCACTCCCGTTGGAACCGACTGGATCACAGGTCGCCTTGACCAGCTTAAGGATTGGTCCCGTGGAGTGGGATGGATTGTGCACATCATCGTCATTCTGATCTTCATTGGCCTGGCGCTTGTGGTTCTGTACAGTATTTTCGGCCTGCCGCTGCTACTGACATGGCCCCTGATCTACCTGCTGGGGAAAACCACACGTCTGCCTAACGCCTTCCTCAAGTTGGTGATGTGGTTGCTGCTGGCTGCCGGTTTCACCGCTTTCTTCTTTACAAGCATGGCCGTCCTTGACATCAGCTACAGCAACTTCGTCATCACCTTGTACGGCATTTTCCTCTTCTTTTTCTTTCTGCGGATGGGCCAGCAGGGCAGTGAGTATCTGCATGCCTCGCGATGCACGGACTGCCGCATATGGAAATCCGCCAATATTCTGGGTTCATTGTATCTGGGATACGACCGCTCGGTCAGCTATGATCGGGTTTACACCGGCAAGAGCACAAGCATGTTCAGTGACACCGTTACATATCACTACGAAGACAGGCCCAGGTATTCCTACACCTACTACTATCAGGACTTCTTCAACTGTATGCTCTGTGGAAAAACCTGGGATACTAACGAAACCGAGCGCCGCCAGCGCGCGGACATGGATCACGGCCGTGTCCCGGCATGA
- a CDS encoding TolC family protein has translation MNQVFHFILLAGLLIAITPLRAEPSGPIGLQEAVDIALENNREIKISEFEVKASESSVREVTGRFLPDISFGGQYVRNVKKPVLFLGGGMGIPGMENGGSIEIGYNNSYQASLNASMPLYSRQLIKSRQAASEQRGLTEVGLQDTRNRVTADVKRAFYTVLLSREVRDVTQKRMRNAEQRLAEVRRLHDEGLATEYDILVAEVQVENLRPELLQAKDELEASKLQLKNIMGITGERDITIKGELEPAYMRPVHEAATPHNRQLITNNYLLRMLDRQIQLMETNVEIERSSLYPTLSAFGSYQYETQDDSFDFGDYNWANSAAVGLQIQVPIFSGNSRRERVQQARIGVEQAREQRAAAEEALLTEIRTVNNRLKQIRERIEVSGLALQQAERAYELSVIRFEQGLGTQTDIHNSELAYTTSRFNRLQAFYEYQITLVSLDQLKGELAAR, from the coding sequence ATGAATCAAGTATTTCATTTTATCCTCCTTGCAGGATTACTCATCGCCATCACACCGCTACGGGCGGAACCGTCCGGGCCAATAGGCCTGCAAGAGGCCGTTGACATCGCATTGGAAAACAACAGGGAGATTAAAATATCCGAATTCGAAGTCAAGGCTTCCGAGTCATCTGTCAGGGAAGTGACCGGAAGATTCCTTCCCGACATCTCTTTCGGCGGCCAGTATGTCAGAAATGTGAAAAAACCTGTTCTTTTTCTGGGTGGAGGCATGGGCATCCCGGGAATGGAGAACGGTGGCTCTATAGAGATAGGCTATAACAACTCGTACCAGGCTTCTCTCAACGCATCCATGCCGCTCTATTCAAGGCAGCTGATCAAATCCAGACAGGCCGCATCCGAACAACGCGGCTTGACGGAAGTCGGGCTGCAGGATACAAGGAATCGGGTGACGGCCGATGTCAAGCGGGCGTTTTACACGGTGCTGCTCTCCCGCGAGGTCCGTGACGTCACGCAGAAACGCATGCGGAATGCCGAACAGCGGCTCGCTGAAGTCAGAAGACTCCACGATGAAGGCCTGGCCACCGAGTACGATATACTGGTGGCTGAGGTTCAGGTAGAAAACCTGCGTCCCGAGCTACTGCAGGCAAAAGACGAACTGGAAGCTTCCAAACTGCAACTCAAAAATATCATGGGAATTACCGGGGAGCGGGATATCACCATCAAAGGCGAACTGGAGCCGGCCTACATGCGTCCGGTTCATGAAGCCGCCACTCCGCATAACCGGCAGCTGATCACCAACAATTATCTGCTCCGCATGCTCGATCGGCAGATTCAGCTTATGGAGACCAATGTGGAGATCGAGCGGTCGTCGCTGTATCCGACACTCTCCGCTTTCGGCAGCTACCAGTACGAAACCCAGGACGATTCGTTTGATTTCGGGGATTACAACTGGGCCAACTCCGCGGCCGTCGGTCTGCAGATCCAGGTGCCCATCTTCTCCGGAAACAGCCGCCGAGAACGGGTACAGCAGGCACGTATCGGTGTGGAACAGGCCAGAGAGCAGCGGGCCGCCGCCGAGGAAGCGCTCCTCACCGAAATCCGAACCGTGAACAACCGGCTCAAACAGATAAGGGAGCGTATTGAAGTATCCGGACTCGCCCTGCAGCAGGCCGAACGAGCCTATGAACTGTCGGTGATAAGGTTTGAACAGGGACTCGGGACCCAGACCGATATTCACAATTCGGAGCTTGCGTACACTACCAGCCGGTTCAACCGCCTTCAGGCATTTTATGAGTACCAAATCACGCTTGTTTCCCTTGATCAGCTGAAAGGGGAGCTGGCGGCCCGGTAA
- a CDS encoding U32 family peptidase, with protein MMKAPEIMAPVGSPESLAAALKAGADAVYFGLGRLNMRSRSRNNYTPDDLPDITARCREYGTKTYLALNTVLYDEDLDTMRSMVDAAARSGVSAVISSDPAVMNYVRSAGLPVHISTQCNITNIETVAFYSQWADVMVLARELNLDQVAEIHRQIQERDIRGPGGQRVRLEVFIHGALCMAVSGKCYLSLHTHNSSANRGACIQNCRRPYTVTDRHSDTELEIDNEYIMSASDLCTIGFLDKVLDAGVEVLKIEGRGRSADYVHTTVTCYREAVEAIRDGSWSPEKIRRWEEELATVYNRGFWDGYYLGRKMGEWSDVHGSKATVKKVYLGPARNFYANLGVGVFQVETGTLQSGDRIMVTGPSTGVVTTTAAELRVDDRVVPEVGKGDLFSTAVPEKIRRSDKLYKLIPA; from the coding sequence ATGATGAAAGCTCCGGAAATAATGGCCCCCGTCGGTTCTCCCGAATCGCTAGCCGCCGCTCTGAAGGCCGGCGCTGACGCGGTGTATTTCGGCCTGGGACGGCTCAACATGCGGTCCCGGTCGCGCAACAATTACACCCCCGACGACCTGCCCGATATTACTGCCCGCTGCCGGGAGTACGGCACGAAAACGTACCTCGCGCTCAATACCGTCCTGTACGACGAGGATCTGGATACCATGCGCTCCATGGTTGATGCCGCCGCCAGGAGCGGGGTTTCGGCGGTCATTTCATCCGACCCGGCCGTAATGAATTATGTCCGCAGCGCCGGGCTACCGGTCCATATCTCCACGCAATGCAATATCACCAACATCGAAACCGTAGCGTTTTATTCCCAATGGGCGGATGTGATGGTGCTTGCCCGGGAACTGAACCTTGATCAGGTGGCGGAAATCCATCGTCAGATTCAGGAACGTGACATTCGCGGCCCGGGCGGTCAAAGAGTGCGGCTGGAGGTTTTTATCCATGGCGCGCTGTGCATGGCCGTCTCCGGAAAATGCTATCTGAGCCTGCATACCCACAACTCATCGGCCAACCGCGGAGCCTGTATCCAGAACTGCCGACGCCCCTACACGGTAACAGACAGGCACAGTGATACCGAGCTGGAAATCGACAATGAGTACATCATGAGCGCGAGCGACCTCTGCACCATCGGGTTCCTGGACAAGGTGCTGGATGCCGGTGTGGAAGTGCTTAAAATCGAGGGCCGGGGCCGGTCGGCCGACTACGTGCATACGACGGTCACCTGCTATCGCGAGGCGGTTGAAGCGATCCGTGACGGAAGCTGGTCGCCGGAGAAAATCAGGCGCTGGGAGGAGGAGCTGGCAACGGTCTATAACAGGGGGTTCTGGGACGGCTACTACCTCGGACGAAAAATGGGTGAATGGAGTGATGTCCATGGATCGAAGGCGACGGTGAAGAAGGTCTACCTGGGTCCGGCCCGGAACTTCTATGCCAATCTCGGTGTGGGGGTATTCCAGGTGGAGACGGGGACGCTTCAGAGCGGAGACAGGATTATGGTAACCGGACCTTCGACCGGGGTGGTTACCACCACTGCTGCGGAATTGCGTGTGGATGACCGGGTGGTTCCGGAAGTGGGCAAAGGCGATCTGTTTTCGACGGCGGTCCCGGAGAAAATCCGCCGGTCGGATAAGCTCTATAAACTGATTCCCGCGTAA
- a CDS encoding TetR/AcrR family transcriptional regulator — translation MKDKIQKTALELFKKHGIHYVSLDLIAKSLGISKKTIYNHFKNKEEIVHRCIEQYFEERTVQNDAILEEAEHTIEALVKVIKSSLKHTARINPLMFEEIIRYYPEVSSLITEKHYSKRYIRLREMIEQGKKEGLFKKHINSDIMAKVFLSQINLTMDYDTFPLDEYSREDLVEHIFFSFISGISTYKGQAVITEYLEEHG, via the coding sequence ATGAAAGACAAAATCCAGAAAACGGCACTCGAGCTGTTTAAAAAGCACGGCATCCACTATGTTTCCCTCGACCTGATCGCGAAGAGTCTCGGGATTTCAAAAAAAACGATCTACAACCACTTCAAAAACAAGGAGGAGATCGTCCATCGATGTATCGAACAGTATTTCGAAGAGCGAACGGTACAGAACGATGCCATTCTGGAAGAGGCCGAGCACACCATCGAAGCGCTGGTCAAGGTCATAAAATCATCCTTGAAGCACACCGCACGGATCAATCCCCTGATGTTCGAAGAGATCATCCGGTACTATCCTGAAGTTTCCAGCCTCATTACCGAAAAGCATTATTCCAAAAGATACATTCGCCTGCGCGAGATGATTGAACAGGGAAAAAAGGAAGGTCTGTTCAAAAAGCATATCAACAGTGATATCATGGCCAAGGTATTCCTCTCCCAGATCAATCTCACGATGGATTATGATACTTTTCCGCTGGATGAATACTCTCGCGAGGATCTGGTCGAACACATCTTCTTCAGTTTTATTAGCGGCATTTCGACATACAAAGGGCAGGCGGTCATCACCGAATATCTGGAAGAGCATGGCTGA